Proteins from one Sabethes cyaneus chromosome 2, idSabCyanKW18_F2, whole genome shotgun sequence genomic window:
- the LOC128738621 gene encoding E3 ubiquitin-protein ligase mind-bomb isoform X2 encodes MACASATTGSNMDVVAPANISVASRPTRFTMEGVGSRVIRGPDWKWGKQDGGEGHVGTVRNFESQEEVVVVWDNGTAANYRCAGAYDLRILDSAPTGIKHEGTMCDTCRQTPIFGIRWKCAECNNYDLCSICYHGDKHHMRHRFHRISTPGGEKTMLEPRRKTKKIAVRGIFPGARVVRGVDWQWEDQDGGNGRRGKVNEIQDWSSASPRSAAYVVWDNGAKNLYRVGFEGMADLKVVNDSKGTNVYRDHLPVLGEYGPGRGPHSFQIGDQVTVDLEIEIVQSLQHGHGGWTDGMYECMNTTGTVVGIDEDHDIVVAYPSSHRWTFNPTVLTIVSPPASLHSESQSQQFAVGDFVKICSDLERIKILQRSHGEWAEAMLPTLGKVGRVQQVYHDNDLKVEVCNTSWTYNPLAVTKVASSSDGSTAVTTNGERLSAILKKLFEPHASGDTTEELVKAAANGDVSKVEEFLSGAAAQNVAAASSSSQDSSQVVKVDVNGVFAGHTALQAASQNGHLEVIQVLLRYKADVEIEDKDGDRAVHHAAFGDEPGVMGLLAKAGADLNARNKRRQTALHIAVNKGHFNVVKTLLELKCHTSLQDSEGDTPLHDAISKEHDNMLSLLLDNGADITLTNNNGFNALHHAALKGNPSAMKILLTKTNRLWIVEEKKDDGYTALHLAALNNHVEIAELLVKMGRANMDCQNVNLQTALHLAVERQHVQIVKLLVREGANLNIPDKDGDTPLHEALRHHTLSQLRQLQDVEGFGKILMGLRNNTDKKASASIACFLAANGADLTIKNRKLQTPLDLCPDPNLCKTLIKCYNERKTDDMDMSAAAGAGLPASGLLRNTANNPAGGAPNPSAASGSLLAAGSSTGGIPPGVVDANLLNDLNKMSIQPNISGQSNNISTPTGNPLDECLLCSDQKRDTVFKPCGHVVCCDNCGPRIKKCLICRESVSERETIGECLVCSDRKASVFFKPCGHMVACDNCAQIMKKCVQCRTQIDQKVPLSVCSGGPGQIITVQHQRDEKKDQTGNQTLLQGMNKSGHGVAMNNTTSPNVSTVSGTPTALNTTKNISNGGVAPSNLTLRDDMQKLRPDDVQKLQQQLQDIKEQTMCPVCFDRIKNMVFLCGHGTCQMCGDQIEGCPICRKTVEKRIIMF; translated from the exons ATGGCCTGCGCTAGCGCTACGACTGGAAGCAATATGGATGTGGTAGCGCCAGCAAATATTTCCGTCGCTTCTCGGCCGACTCGGTTTACCATGGAGGGTGTCGGATCGAGAGTTATCCGTGGACCCGACTGGAAGTGGGGCAAGCAG GACGGCGGTGAGGGCCACGTCGGAACGGTGCGCAATTTCGAATCTCAGGAGGAGGTGGTAGTCGTGTGGGACAATGGCACGGCGGCAAACTATCGGTGCGCCGGTGCGTACGACCTGCGCATCCTGGACAGCGCCCCCACGGGAATCAAGCACGAGGGCACCATGTGCGATACCTGCCGCCAGACGCCGATCTTCGGCATACGCTGGAAGTGTGCCGAGTGTAACAACTACGATTTGTGCTCGATTTGTTATCACGGTGATAAGCATCACATGAGGCATCGATTTCATCGAATTTCAACGCCGGGCGGGGAGAAAACGATGCTGGAACCACGGCGAAAGACGAAGAAGATTGCAGTGCGCGGTATTTTTCCCGGCGCACGGGTCGTGCGCGGTGTGGACTGGCAATGGGAGGATCAGGACGGCGGAAACGGTCGACGCGGTAAAGTGAATGAGATTCAAGATTGGTCTTCAGCCTCGCCGCGATCGGCTGCCTATGTGGTTTGGGACAACGGAGCTAAAAATTTGTACCGCGTCGGTTTCGAAGGTATGGCCGATTTGAAAGTGGTTAACGATTCCAAAGGAACGAACGTGTATCGTGATCATTTACCCGTGCTGGGTGAGTACGGTCCCGGACGGGGACCGCACAGTTTCCAGATTGGTGATCAAGTGACAGTGGATTTGGAGATTGAAATTGTGCAGTCGCTTCAACATGGCCACGGTGGATGGACTGACGGCATGTACGAGTGCATGAATACCACCGGAACGGTGGTAGGCATTGATGAGGATCATGATATCGTGGTGGCTTATCCAAGTTCTCACAGATGGACCTTCAATCCGACCGTGCTAACGATCGTGTCTCCTCCAGCTTCGCTGCACAGCGAAAGTCAATCCCAGCAGTTTGCGGTGGGTGATTTTGTTAAGATCTGCAGCGATTTGGAAAGGATTAAAATCTTGCAACGTAGTCATGGAGAATGGGCCGAGGCTATGCTGCCGACACTTGGAAAAGTTGGTCGCGTGCAGCAAGTGTATCATGATAACGATTTGAAGGTGGAAGTTTGCAACACCTCGTGGACCTACAACCCATTAGCTGTCACAAAGGTG GCATCATCATCCGATGGTTCGACTGCCGTTACTACCAACGGTGAGCGACTGTCGGCTATATTAAAGAAACTGTTTGAACCGCACGCTTCGGGCGATACCACTGAGGAGCTCGTGAAAGCAGCCGCAAATGGCGATGTCAGCAAAGTTGAAGAGTTTCTTTCCGGAGCTGCCGCACAAAATGTGGCTGCTGCTTCCTCTAGCTCGCAGGACTCTTCGCAGGTGGTAAAGGTAGACGTTAACGGAGTATTTGCTGGGCACACTGCTCTCCAAGCAGCCAGCCAGAACGGACATTTGGAAGTGATTCAGGTGTTGCTTCGATATAAGGCGGACGTTGAAATTGAAGATAAGGATGGCGATCGTGCGGTTCACCATGCCGCGTTCGGAGACGAACCGGGTGTTATGGGACTGTTGGCCAAAGCTGGTGCTGATCTAAATGCTCGCAATAAACGACGACAAACAGCTCTTCACATCGCGGTTAACAAGGGTCATTTCAATGTGGTTAAAACACTATTGGAACTCAAATGTCACACGAGCTTGCAGGATTCCGAGGGAGATACCCCGCTGCATGATGCCATTTCGAAGGAACATGATAACATGCTTTCGCTGTTATTGGACAATGGCGCTGATATCACTTTGACCAACAACAATGGCTTCAACGCTTTGCATCACGCCGCTTTGAAGGGCAATCCCAGTGCTATGAAAATTTTGCTCACAAAAACCAACCGCTTGTGGATtgtggaggagaaaaaagacGACGGCTACACGGCGCTACACCTGGCTGCTCTGAATAATCACGTGGAGATAGCCGAGCTGCTCGTAAAGATGGGCCGGGCCAACATGGATTGTCAGAATGTGAATCTGCAAACCGCGCTGCATCTGGCCGTTGAGCGGCAACACGTGCAGATCGTTAAATTGCTGGTACGCGAGGGTGCCAATTTGAACATTCCGGATAAGGACGGCGACACGCCGTTGCACGAAGCTTTGCGACACCACACACTGTCCCAGTTGCGTCAGCTGCAGGACGTCGAAGGATTCGGCAAAATACTTATGGGTTTGAGAAAT aaCACCGACAAGAAGGCATCCGCTTCGATTGCATGTTTCCTGGCGGCTAACGGTGCCGATTTGACAATCAAAAACAGAAAACTTCAAACTCCGTTGGACCTCTGCCCGGATCCGAACCTCTGCAAGACGCTGATCAAGTGTTACAACGAGCGAAAAACCGACGATATGGACATGAGTGCTGCTGCCGGCGCAGGGCTTCCCGCGTCCGGCTTGCTGCGCAACACGGCCAACAATCCTGCGGGAGGCGCTCCAAATCCGTCAGCCGCGTCTGGGTCGCTGCTGGCTGCGGGCAGCTCGACCGGTGGAATACCGCCCGGTGTGGTCGATGCCAATCTGCTGAACGATCTTAACAAAATGTCCATTCAACCGAACATCAGCGGACAGTCGAACAACATCTCCACGCCGACCGGTAATCCGTTGGACGAATGTCTGCTCTGCTCGGATCAAAAACGCGATACAGTATTCAAACCATGTGGGCATGTAGTTTGCTGCGATAACTGTGGTCCaagaatcaaaaaatgtctaaTCTGTCGGGAATCGGTTTCGGAGCGGGAGACCATTGGCGAGTGTTTGGTTTGTTCCGATCGGAAAGCATCGGTGTTCTTCAAACCGTGCGGACATATGGTTGCGTGCGATAATTGTGCTCAAATCATGAAAAAGTGCGTTCAGTGCAGAACACAAATCGACCAGAAAGTGCCACTTTCGGTGTGCAGCGGTGGTCCGGGACAGATTATCACCGTACAGCACCAGCGAGATGAGAAGAAGGACCAGACCGGTAATCAGACGCTGTTGCAGGGTATGAACAAGAGTGGCCACGGTGTTGCAATGAATAACACTACGTCACCGAACGTTAGTACCGTGAGTGGTACACCAACAGCGCTTAATACAACGAAAAATATTAGCAACGGAGGTGTGGCTCCTAGCAATCTTACCCTGAGAGATGACATGCAGAAACTACGCCCGGATGACGTTCAAAAGCTACAGCAGCAGCTGCAGGACATCAAGGAACAG aCAATGTGTCCAGTGTGTTTTGATCGGATCAAAAACATGGTATTCCTTTGTGGCCACGGAACCTGTCAGATGTGCGGAGATCAAATCGAAGGATGTCCGATCTGTCGCAAGACGGTTGAGAAGCGAATCATAATGTTCTAG
- the LOC128738620 gene encoding uncharacterized protein K02A2.6-like, with the protein MALMGTIDPYVFGTSFSNYVERLEYFFSCNDIPQDKKKDIFMSFSGMHVFEELKLLYPGIELRTLTYEAITKKLKERFDKIESDTILRHKFRSRKQGATETGENFILAVKLLAEQCDFGEFRDSAIKDQLIYGIYDKKLQKDILEIDNLTLRIVEQKIKNKEIIMSSTSALNSDYNTGVNAVRNRLGNRESDYRPRNSVDRGRDRFRGRDRMNNSYHRGNDRRRSRSGRRNSSRGRYANFICNFCNRKGHIQKNCYRYKNQRKNSVKFIAETPSSDNVYDYFKKLRVDYGSDDSPGDYPCLMIRSINRIAEPCFLEADIEGRLIKMEIDSGSSVSVMSKSDFFKQLLNVPLKNNNRKLLVVNGSTLEILGSAFVRVSTNNREALLELIILNSEHRFTPLMGRDWLDVFCEGWRQHFSNIFSINATFPKNRSEMIVSNIKDNYKSIFDKNLSTPIIGFEADLVLREDTPIFKKAYQVPYRLKEKVDNYLIKLEKDKIISPIKTSLWASPVIAVMKKDNTIRLVIDCKVSINKVLIQNTYPLPLAQDLFASLSDCSCFCSLDLSNAYTQLNLSEKSRKFVVINTSRGLFTYNRLPQGASSSAAIFQQIMDTVLKGLDMVFCYLDDVLVAGRDFEDCHKRLLLVLDRLHETNIKVNFDKCKFFVKELPYLGHVISGEGLKPNPEKVATIQQAKKPENVTQLKAFLGLINYYGKFLPNLSAILSPLYKLLLKDVKYVWSSICDKAFNECKLQLLNASLLVLYDPKKPIIVCADASSYGLGGVIAHTIGGVERPISFTSFSLNTAQKTYPILHLEALAIVSTIKKFHKYLYGQKFTVYTDHKPLLGIFGKSGRNSIFVTRLQRYIMELSIYNFDILYRPSDKMSNADFCSRFPLSNEVPKAVDSYSVNSLNFSIELPLDSSVIAKETQNDQYLQQVIYFTKHGWPERLERSFRNIYSQHKDLEITDGCLVFQNRVVIPFSLQNKMLKLLHANHVGIIKMKQLARRYLYWFGINNDIERYVKKCDVCAKMVSVPGQNLTFKWTPTTRPFSRIHADFFYHERNVFLLIVDSFSKWLEVIWMKYGTEAEKVIKNMQSLFTRFGLPDVVVTDNGPPFNSQQFISFLERQGIKVMKSPPYHPQSNGQAERLVRVAKDILKKFLLDPEIKSLSIQDKLDYFLFGYRNTCLTEGGDFPSERVLCYKPKTLLDLTNPNKNFKKMIKQSKFDDEEKHVQFEKALKDPFNKLVSGDKVYYRNHNMKETQKWLEATFVKRISLNTLQISIGSALISAHRGQIKLSETERRRNTALQLDRFTPTLCRGSKRRHEGSDDDEPFRGFSPNLELPVPTRNEVHPNVLRSKDSRVQHDSSRSNSDKDLRRSSRARKKKFDGSYVYYK; encoded by the coding sequence ATGGCGTTAATGGGGACAATAGACCCATACGTCTTTGGCACGTCTTTTTCGAATTATGTAGAGCGGCTAGAGTATTTCTTTTCGTGTAATGACATACCGCAAGAtaaaaagaaagatatttttatgagTTTCTCGGGAATGCATGTTTTTGAGGAACTCAAATTACTTTATCCTGGTATAGAGCTGAGAACTCTTACCTATGAGGCAATTACAAAAAAACTAAAGGAGCGTTTTGATAAAATCGAATCAGACACGATTTTGAGGCATAAGTTTAGGTCTAGGAAACAAGGTGCAACAGAAACTGGTGAAAATTTTATACTTGCCGTAAAGCTTCTCGCAGAGCAATGCGATTTTGGAGAGTTTCGCGATTCCGCTATTAAGGACCAATTGATATACGGGATTTACGATAAGAAATTGCAAAAAGACATTCTTGAAATTGATAATTTGACGTTGAGAATTGTGGAACAGAAGATTAAGAATAAAGAAATTATAATGTCAAGTACAAGTGCTTTAAATTCGGATTATAATACTGGTGTTAACGCTGTTCGGAATCGTTTAGGAAATCGTGAATCGGATTATAGGCCGCGGAATTCAGTTGATAGAGGTCGTGACAGATTtagaggtagagataggatGAACAATAGCTATCATAGAGGTAATGATAGAAGGCGCTCACGTTCGGGGCGCAGGAATTCCAGTCGTGGAAGATATGCCAActttatttgcaatttttgtaaTCGGAAGGGTCACATCCAGAAAAATTGCTACCGTTACAAAAATCAGAGGAAGAATTCCGTAAAGTTCATCGCAGAGACGCCTAGTTCTGACAATGTGTACGACTATTTTAAAAAACTGAGGGTCGACTATGGCAGCGATGATTCTCCAGGTGATTATCCATGTCTTATGATTAGATCCATTAATAGGATTGCTGAACCTTGTTTCCTAGAAGCTGACATTGAGGGTAGATTGATAAAAATGGAAATTGATAGTGGTTCATCAGTTTCGGTGATGAGCAAATCTGATTTCTTCAAACAATTGCTAAATGTTCCATTGAAAAATAACAATAGAAAGCTTTTGGTAGTAAATGGATCGACATTGGAGATACTGGGCAGTGCTTTTGTGAGAGTTTCAACCAATAATAGAGAGGCTTTGCTAGAACTTATAATTTTAAACAGTGAACATCGCTTTACTCCACTAATGGGGAGAGACTGGCTGGATGTTTTTTGTGAAGGTTGGAGGCAGCATTtttcgaatatattttcaataaATGCTACTTTTCCAAAGAATCGTTCTGAAATGATAGTAAGCAATATAAAGGACAATTACAAAagcatttttgataaaaatctaTCTACTCCTATTATTGGTTTTGAGGCTGATTTGGTGTTGCGGGAGGATACACCGATTTTTAAAAAGGCGTATCAAGTCCCTTATCGTTTGAAGGAAAAGGTTgataattatttaataaaacttGAGAAGGATAAAATCATTTCTCCCATTAAAACCAGTTTATGGGCCTCGCCGGTGATAGCGGTTATGAAGAAAGATAACACGATTAGACTTGTCATAGACTGCAAGGTGTCTATAAACaaagttttgattcaaaatacgTACCCATTACCTTTAGCGCAAGATTTATTTGCATCCTTGTCTGATTGTAGTTGTTTTTGTTCCTTGGACTTATCTAATGCTTATACACAACTTAATTTATCGGAGAAATCACGGAAATTTGTCGTTATTAATACATCAAGAGGACTTTTCACTTACAACAGGCTTCCTCAGGGTGCTTCTTCAAGTGCTGCAATTTTTCAGCAAATAATGGACACGGTTTTAAAAGGACTAGATATGGTCTTTTGCTATTTAGACGACGTGTTGGTTGCTGGAAGAGACTTTGAGGATTGCCATAAAAGGCTTCTATTAGTTTTAGACAGATTGCATGAAACTAATATCAAGGTTAACTTTGATAAATGTAAGTTTTTCGTGAAAGAGTTGCCTTATTTGGGACACGTAATATCAGGGGAGGGCCTCAAGCCAAACCCAGAGAAAGTAGCAACTATTCAGCAAGCTAAGAAACCAGAAAATGTTACCCAATTAAAAGCTTTTCTTGGCCTCATAAACTATTATGGCAAATTTCTTCCTAATTTATCTGCAATTTTAAGTCCATTGTATAAGTTATTGCTAAAAGATGTTAAGTATGTGTGGAGTTCTATATGTGACAAAGCCTTTAATGAATGCAAATTACAGCTGCTCAATGCTAGTTTATTAGTTTTGTACGATCCCAAAAAACCAATTATAGTCTGTGCTGATGCTTCATCCTACGGATTAGGAGGAGTGATAGCTCACACTATCGGTGGAGTAGAAAGGCCGATCAGTTTCACCTCTTTTTCGCTGAATACAGCACAAAAAACTTATCCGATCCTGCATTTGGAGGCACTGGCAATAGTATCAACGATAAAGAAGTTCCATAAATACCTGTACGGCCAGAAATTCACGGTATATACTGACCATAAGCCGCTTTTAGGAATTTTCGGTAAATCGGGACGTAATTCAATTTTCGTGACTAGGTTGCAACGTTACATAATGGAGTTGTCCATTTACAATTTCGATATTTTGTACAGACCGTCGGATAAAATGAGCAACGCCgatttttgttccagatttccTTTAAGCAACGAGGTTCCTAAAGCTGTTGATAGTTATAGCGTGAATAGTTTAAATTTTTCTATTGAACTGCCTCTCGATTCTTCCGTAATAGCTAAAGAGACTCAGAATGACCAATATCTTCAACAGGTAATATATTTTACAAAGCATGGTTGGCCAGAAAGATTAGAGAGAAGTTTCAGAAATATTTATTCACAACATAAGGATTTAGAAATCACGGACGGTTGTTTAGTTTTCCAGAACCGTGTAGTAATACCATTTTCGCTCCAAAATAAGATGTTGAAGCTACTCCATGCAAATCACGTAGGGATTATCAAGATGAAACAATTAGCAAGAAGATATTTATACTGGTTTGGCATTAATAACGACATTGAGCGTTATGTTAAAAAATGTGACGTTTGTGCAAAAATGGTTTCTGTGCCAGGGCAAAACCTTACATTTAAATGGACGCCAACTACTCGACCGTTTAGTAGAATCCATGCGGATTTTTTCTACCATGAAAGAAATGTATTCTTGCTAATTGTAGACAGTTTTTCGAAATGGTTAGAAGTAATATGGATGAAGTATGGAACGGAAGccgaaaaagttattaaaaacaTGCAAAGTTTATTCACTCGTTTTGGTCTACCGGATGTTGTGGTGACGGATAATGGACCACCGTTTAATTCCCAACAATTTATTTCTTTTCTTGAAAGACAAGGGATCAAGGTGATGAAAAGTCCGCCTTACCATCCACAAAGTAATGGTCAAGCGGAACGCTTAGTACGAGTGGCAAAGgatattttaaagaaatttctccTTGATCCCGAGATAAAGAGTTTAAGTATCCAGGATAAACTGGACTACTTTTTGTTTGGTTACCGTAATACTTGTCTGACAGAGGGAGGAGATTTCCCGTCTGAAAGAGTTTTGTGCTATAAACCGAAAACGCTTTTAGATTTGACAAACcctaataaaaacttcaaaaaaatGATTAAGCAATCCAAATTTGACGATGAAGAAAAGCATGTTCAGTTTGAAAAGGCACTTAAAGATCCGTTCAATAAACTAGTTTCAGGAGACAAGGTTTATTACAGAAATCATAATATGAAAGAAACACAGAAATGGTTAGAAGCGACGTTTGTTAAAAGAATCTCTTTGAATACTTTACAGATCTCGATCGGATCAGCCTTGATCTCGGCCCACAGGGGGCAGATTAAGCTCAGTGAAACTGAACGCAGGCGCAATACGGCGCTTCAGTTGGACCGGTTTACACCTACGCTATGCCGGGGTTCAAAAAGGCGACATGAAGGCTCCGATGACGACGAACCATTCCGGGGATTTTCGCCGAACTTGGAACTACCTGTACCAACTAGAAACGAAGtacacccgaatgttttacgaTCAAAGGATTCAAGAGTTCAACACGACTCTTCTCGAAGCAACAGTGATAAAGATCTGCGTAGATCTAGCCGAGCTAGAAAAAAGAAGTTCGATGGAAGCTATGTTTATTATAAATGA
- the LOC128738621 gene encoding E3 ubiquitin-protein ligase mind-bomb isoform X1: MACASATTASNMDVVAPANVSVASRPSRFTMEGVGSRVIRGPDWKWGKQDGGEGHVGTVRNFESQEEVVVVWDNGTAANYRCAGAYDLRILDSAPTGIKHEGTMCDTCRQTPIFGIRWKCAECNNYDLCSICYHGDKHHMRHRFHRISTPGGEKTMLEPRRKTKKIAVRGIFPGARVVRGVDWQWEDQDGGNGRRGKVNEIQDWSSASPRSAAYVVWDNGAKNLYRVGFEGMADLKVVNDSKGTNVYRDHLPVLGEYGPGRGPHSFQIGDQVTVDLEIEIVQSLQHGHGGWTDGMYECMNTTGTVVGIDEDHDIVVAYPSSHRWTFNPTVLTIVSPPASLHSESQSQQFAVGDFVKICSDLERIKILQRSHGEWAEAMLPTLGKVGRVQQVYHDNDLKVEVCNTSWTYNPLAVTKVASSSDGSTAVTTNGERLSAILKKLFEPHASGDTTEELVKAAANGDVSKVEEFLSGAAAQNVAAASSSSQDSSQVVKVDVNGVFAGHTALQAASQNGHLEVIQVLLRYKADVEIEDKDGDRAVHHAAFGDEPGVMGLLAKAGADLNARNKRRQTALHIAVNKGHFNVVKTLLELKCHTSLQDSEGDTPLHDAISKEHDNMLSLLLDNGADITLTNNNGFNALHHAALKGNPSAMKILLTKTNRLWIVEEKKDDGYTALHLAALNNHVEIAELLVKMGRANMDCQNVNLQTALHLAVERQHVQIVKLLVREGANLNIPDKDGDTPLHEALRHHTLSQLRQLQDVEGFGKILMGLRNNTDKKASASIACFLAANGADLTIKNRKLQTPLDLCPDPNLCKTLIKCYNERKTDDMDMSAAAGAGLPASGLLRNTANNPAGGAPNPSAASGSLLAAGSSTGGIPPGVVDANLLNDLNKMSIQPNISGQSNNISTPTGNPLDECLLCSDQKRDTVFKPCGHVVCCDNCGPRIKKCLICRESVSERETIGECLVCSDRKASVFFKPCGHMVACDNCAQIMKKCVQCRTQIDQKVPLSVCSGGPGQIITVQHQRDEKKDQTGNQTLLQGMNKSGHGVAMNNTTSPNVSTVSGTPTALNTTKNISNGGVAPSNLTLRDDMQKLRPDDVQKLQQQLQDIKEQTMCPVCFDRIKNMVFLCGHGTCQMCGDQIEGCPICRKTVEKRIIMF, translated from the exons ATGGCTTGTGCTAGCGCAACGACTGCTAGCAACATGGATGTGGTAGCGCCAGCAAACGTTTCCGTGGCCTCCCGGCCGTCTCGATTCACAATGGAGGGCGTTGGATCGCGGGTTATCCGTGGACCCGACTGGAAGTGGGGCAAGCAG GACGGCGGTGAGGGCCACGTCGGAACGGTGCGCAATTTCGAATCTCAGGAGGAGGTGGTAGTCGTGTGGGACAATGGCACGGCGGCAAACTATCGGTGCGCCGGTGCGTACGACCTGCGCATCCTGGACAGCGCCCCCACGGGAATCAAGCACGAGGGCACCATGTGCGATACCTGCCGCCAGACGCCGATCTTCGGCATACGCTGGAAGTGTGCCGAGTGTAACAACTACGATTTGTGCTCGATTTGTTATCACGGTGATAAGCATCACATGAGGCATCGATTTCATCGAATTTCAACGCCGGGCGGGGAGAAAACGATGCTGGAACCACGGCGAAAGACGAAGAAGATTGCAGTGCGCGGTATTTTTCCCGGCGCACGGGTCGTGCGCGGTGTGGACTGGCAATGGGAGGATCAGGACGGCGGAAACGGTCGACGCGGTAAAGTGAATGAGATTCAAGATTGGTCTTCAGCCTCGCCGCGATCGGCTGCCTATGTGGTTTGGGACAACGGAGCTAAAAATTTGTACCGCGTCGGTTTCGAAGGTATGGCCGATTTGAAAGTGGTTAACGATTCCAAAGGAACGAACGTGTATCGTGATCATTTACCCGTGCTGGGTGAGTACGGTCCCGGACGGGGACCGCACAGTTTCCAGATTGGTGATCAAGTGACAGTGGATTTGGAGATTGAAATTGTGCAGTCGCTTCAACATGGCCACGGTGGATGGACTGACGGCATGTACGAGTGCATGAATACCACCGGAACGGTGGTAGGCATTGATGAGGATCATGATATCGTGGTGGCTTATCCAAGTTCTCACAGATGGACCTTCAATCCGACCGTGCTAACGATCGTGTCTCCTCCAGCTTCGCTGCACAGCGAAAGTCAATCCCAGCAGTTTGCGGTGGGTGATTTTGTTAAGATCTGCAGCGATTTGGAAAGGATTAAAATCTTGCAACGTAGTCATGGAGAATGGGCCGAGGCTATGCTGCCGACACTTGGAAAAGTTGGTCGCGTGCAGCAAGTGTATCATGATAACGATTTGAAGGTGGAAGTTTGCAACACCTCGTGGACCTACAACCCATTAGCTGTCACAAAGGTG GCATCATCATCCGATGGTTCGACTGCCGTTACTACCAACGGTGAGCGACTGTCGGCTATATTAAAGAAACTGTTTGAACCGCACGCTTCGGGCGATACCACTGAGGAGCTCGTGAAAGCAGCCGCAAATGGCGATGTCAGCAAAGTTGAAGAGTTTCTTTCCGGAGCTGCCGCACAAAATGTGGCTGCTGCTTCCTCTAGCTCGCAGGACTCTTCGCAGGTGGTAAAGGTAGACGTTAACGGAGTATTTGCTGGGCACACTGCTCTCCAAGCAGCCAGCCAGAACGGACATTTGGAAGTGATTCAGGTGTTGCTTCGATATAAGGCGGACGTTGAAATTGAAGATAAGGATGGCGATCGTGCGGTTCACCATGCCGCGTTCGGAGACGAACCGGGTGTTATGGGACTGTTGGCCAAAGCTGGTGCTGATCTAAATGCTCGCAATAAACGACGACAAACAGCTCTTCACATCGCGGTTAACAAGGGTCATTTCAATGTGGTTAAAACACTATTGGAACTCAAATGTCACACGAGCTTGCAGGATTCCGAGGGAGATACCCCGCTGCATGATGCCATTTCGAAGGAACATGATAACATGCTTTCGCTGTTATTGGACAATGGCGCTGATATCACTTTGACCAACAACAATGGCTTCAACGCTTTGCATCACGCCGCTTTGAAGGGCAATCCCAGTGCTATGAAAATTTTGCTCACAAAAACCAACCGCTTGTGGATtgtggaggagaaaaaagacGACGGCTACACGGCGCTACACCTGGCTGCTCTGAATAATCACGTGGAGATAGCCGAGCTGCTCGTAAAGATGGGCCGGGCCAACATGGATTGTCAGAATGTGAATCTGCAAACCGCGCTGCATCTGGCCGTTGAGCGGCAACACGTGCAGATCGTTAAATTGCTGGTACGCGAGGGTGCCAATTTGAACATTCCGGATAAGGACGGCGACACGCCGTTGCACGAAGCTTTGCGACACCACACACTGTCCCAGTTGCGTCAGCTGCAGGACGTCGAAGGATTCGGCAAAATACTTATGGGTTTGAGAAAT aaCACCGACAAGAAGGCATCCGCTTCGATTGCATGTTTCCTGGCGGCTAACGGTGCCGATTTGACAATCAAAAACAGAAAACTTCAAACTCCGTTGGACCTCTGCCCGGATCCGAACCTCTGCAAGACGCTGATCAAGTGTTACAACGAGCGAAAAACCGACGATATGGACATGAGTGCTGCTGCCGGCGCAGGGCTTCCCGCGTCCGGCTTGCTGCGCAACACGGCCAACAATCCTGCGGGAGGCGCTCCAAATCCGTCAGCCGCGTCTGGGTCGCTGCTGGCTGCGGGCAGCTCGACCGGTGGAATACCGCCCGGTGTGGTCGATGCCAATCTGCTGAACGATCTTAACAAAATGTCCATTCAACCGAACATCAGCGGACAGTCGAACAACATCTCCACGCCGACCGGTAATCCGTTGGACGAATGTCTGCTCTGCTCGGATCAAAAACGCGATACAGTATTCAAACCATGTGGGCATGTAGTTTGCTGCGATAACTGTGGTCCaagaatcaaaaaatgtctaaTCTGTCGGGAATCGGTTTCGGAGCGGGAGACCATTGGCGAGTGTTTGGTTTGTTCCGATCGGAAAGCATCGGTGTTCTTCAAACCGTGCGGACATATGGTTGCGTGCGATAATTGTGCTCAAATCATGAAAAAGTGCGTTCAGTGCAGAACACAAATCGACCAGAAAGTGCCACTTTCGGTGTGCAGCGGTGGTCCGGGACAGATTATCACCGTACAGCACCAGCGAGATGAGAAGAAGGACCAGACCGGTAATCAGACGCTGTTGCAGGGTATGAACAAGAGTGGCCACGGTGTTGCAATGAATAACACTACGTCACCGAACGTTAGTACCGTGAGTGGTACACCAACAGCGCTTAATACAACGAAAAATATTAGCAACGGAGGTGTGGCTCCTAGCAATCTTACCCTGAGAGATGACATGCAGAAACTACGCCCGGATGACGTTCAAAAGCTACAGCAGCAGCTGCAGGACATCAAGGAACAG aCAATGTGTCCAGTGTGTTTTGATCGGATCAAAAACATGGTATTCCTTTGTGGCCACGGAACCTGTCAGATGTGCGGAGATCAAATCGAAGGATGTCCGATCTGTCGCAAGACGGTTGAGAAGCGAATCATAATGTTCTAG